In the genome of Clostridia bacterium, the window TCCGACCGTAAAGAAGGATATCAATCCCAGGCTGTTGTACACTGCCCGTGACACCTGCTCCACTCCACTAACGGAGATGCCATACTCAGACATGAACGCCTCTCGCTCATCCGGAGCGAGTTCCGCTATCTCCACCTCGATCCTCGCGGCCAGCTCCACGAGGGGAACTCCCCGCTCAGCGCAGTAGGCCCGGAGGTCGTCACGGCGCGGATACCCGCTCGCCGAGAACTGCTCCTCGCTCATGTTCGCCACGAGCAGAACAGGCTTCACCGACAGAAGCCCATATCCTCGAAGCGCCGCCATATCCTCGGGTGGGATCTGAATCTCGCGCATTCCGCGTCCTTCGCCAAGCTCCGATGCAAGGCGTGTCATGATCCGGAGTTCCTCGTCCTCCTCCGAACTTCTCTTCTTCGATTCAGACAGCCGCTCCACCCTTGCCTCAGCCACAGCTAAGTCCGCGAGTATCAGCTCGTCGTTCAGGGCGGCGGCCTCCCCTAGTGGATCGGCAGGTCCATCCTCCGGAGATTCGAAAACCCGCACAACGTCCACCAAGGCGTCCACCACTCTCATGTGGTTCGTTAGCCGTGCAAGGCCTCTGGAATCGGAGCGGTCCGCCCCACCTGAGCCAGATGCTCCGGAGGCCAGGTCCACCACTTCGGTTTGAGCATAGACCGTTTTCTTCGGCTTGAACATCGCGCTAAGGAAGTTGATGCGCGCATCAGGCACTCGAGCCATTCCGATGCTCACATCCTGCCGTCCCATCGGATCGGCCCCAGTTAGAAGGCGGAACAGCGTCGTCTTGCCCGCACGAGGAAGTCCGACGATTCCAACTCTCATTCCAACCCGTCCCTTCCTTCATCAGCCATGGCCTTCACCCGTGCCTCCGCAAGTTGCGCGAGGCGAGCGGGGTCCCAGGGGTAAACGATCCAGCCGTCCACTGTGGCGCCGTAGTAATCGGGCTTCAGGTCGGGAAAGGCGGATTGGGTGGGTTTGTAGTGCAGCACCGCCACACTGGGAACACCGCCCACCTGTTCGATTCGCTGTTTCACAGCTACCACAGTCCTGCCCGAATCCCACACATCATCCACCACAAGCACTCGCTTTCCGGCGAGGTACGGATCAGCTGGGAACTGGAGGAATACAGGTTTGTCCAACGTCTTGCCTATCCCGGTGTAGAACATCACCGCCGCGGCGAGGATGTTTCTCTGGTCGATTCTCTCGGAAATCAGGCATGCCGGCACCATGCCTCCGCGGGTTATGCACAATAGGGCATCGAATTCCCCATCCAGTTTCCCTACTAGTGCGTCAACTAGCTCCTCGATGTCTTGCCACGACAGATGCGTCTTCTTCAAGCCATAGCCTCCTCGCGTCAGGCGTTATGGATGCCTCCTGTAGAAGCATGAACCGCCTATGAACTCCCGCATTATGGAGTTGGGCGGAATGTCCGCATCCTCCACAGGGGAAATATAGGTGAGAAACCGCCTGAGCCGCTTGGCCTCAGTATACTCAGGCTCGTCCTCCCTAATCACGTTCAGAAGCCGCTCGGCGTGGGGTTTCAGCACCGCGAGCTCATATGCCAGAGCGGTGTTGAACATGACGTCGGCGGTCTCCTGGAATGGGAAGATGTTTCGCTCCTCCCCTGCCCTCACCTTCTGCCACATACCTATAGTATCCTGCGCGCTGTGTCCACGGAAGAGGTTATCCCTCACAATTCTGCGGAGGATGCGCACGTCAGTCGTTGGTATTCTGTTGTGATCGTCAATGTTCAGGTGCGTCAGGGCCGAGGCGTATATCTTGAACTTGCGTCCCATGGGTATCGACTGAGTGAGCTTGTCGTTCAACCCGTGGATGCCCTCGATTATCAACATCTGGTTCCGCTCGATCTTGATCGGCCTTCCGTATGGAGAACGCCGGCCCTCTATGAAATCGAACACCGGGATCTCCACCTCCTCGCCTTGTATGAGACGGGTAATGTGATCGTTCAGAAGCGCAAGGTCAATTGCATCGATAGACTCGAAGTCGGCGTCGCCGAGCTCATCAGTTGGTGTCGAATCGCGGTCGACGAAGTAGTCATCGAGTGAAACGGGCACAGGGTTCAAACCGTTCACCTTGAGCTGCACCCACAGCCGCTGGGCAAAGGTGGTCTTGCCTGATGAAGAAGGCCCGGCGATCAACACGACCGCAGTGCGGTCTCGCGTAGCGTTGATCATGTCGGCGATCTGAGCAACCTTCTTCTCGTGCAGCGCCTCCACAATCTGAATGAACGGGTTGATCTTTCCAGACGCTATCACATCGTTCAGCGAGGCAACATCGGTAACCCCGATGACTTTGCCCCACTTCTCCGCCTCGAAATACACGTTCGCGAGTTTTCCCTGCTCGACGTATTCGGGGACCTCCAGCGGGTTGCCCCTCCTTGGAAACTCCAGAATGAAGCCTGGCAAATAGTGGCGAAGCCTGAACGCCGTGAGGTATCCAGTACGCGGCGCCATGTAGCCGTACAGGTAGTCATTCAGCCACCCACATTGGTAGATGTTCACAGTGTCGATGTTCCTGTATTTCAGCAGCCTAACCTTGTCCATCTGTCCGTCTGCGCGGAACAGCTCCACGGCATCATCCACCGTCATCGTTTTCCTGACTATCGGCTTGTCCGCCTCGGCGATCTCGCGCATCCGATTCTCCACCGAACGAACGTCCGCCTCCGAAAGAGGCCTTCTCCACTTGATCTCCCCGTACAACCCATTGGACAGGGAGTGCCGAATCATAACCCGACACCCCTCGAGAACCTCACGGGCCGCTTTGACTAGCACAAGGATTCCGGTGCGTCGATAGATTCTCATTCCATCCTCTGAACTC includes:
- a CDS encoding DUF933 domain-containing protein; translation: MRVGIVGLPRAGKTTLFRLLTGADPMGRQDVSIGMARVPDARINFLSAMFKPKKTVYAQTEVVDLASGASGSGGADRSDSRGLARLTNHMRVVDALVDVVRVFESPEDGPADPLGEAAALNDELILADLAVAEARVERLSESKKRSSEEDEELRIMTRLASELGEGRGMREIQIPPEDMAALRGYGLLSVKPVLLVANMSEEQFSASGYPRRDDLRAYCAERGVPLVELAARIEVEIAELAPDEREAFMSEYGISVSGVEQVSRAVYNSLGLISFFTVGEDEVRAWPIHAGTVARRAAGKVHSDMEHGFIRAETVAYDDLVRCGSFAAAKAAGLFRLEGKEYVMADGDIVNFRFSPPK
- a CDS encoding phosphoribosyltransferase family protein, with the protein product MKKTHLSWQDIEELVDALVGKLDGEFDALLCITRGGMVPACLISERIDQRNILAAAVMFYTGIGKTLDKPVFLQFPADPYLAGKRVLVVDDVWDSGRTVVAVKQRIEQVGGVPSVAVLHYKPTQSAFPDLKPDYYGATVDGWIVYPWDPARLAQLAEARVKAMADEGRDGLE
- a CDS encoding nucleoside kinase, which produces MNTATSQGTILITLPDGSQHSVAAGATLEEAASVVPHGCAWLVMAAKVDNDLRELTYALTRDARVEFIDVSSEDGMRIYRRTGILVLVKAAREVLEGCRVMIRHSLSNGLYGEIKWRRPLSEADVRSVENRMREIAEADKPIVRKTMTVDDAVELFRADGQMDKVRLLKYRNIDTVNIYQCGWLNDYLYGYMAPRTGYLTAFRLRHYLPGFILEFPRRGNPLEVPEYVEQGKLANVYFEAEKWGKVIGVTDVASLNDVIASGKINPFIQIVEALHEKKVAQIADMINATRDRTAVVLIAGPSSSGKTTFAQRLWVQLKVNGLNPVPVSLDDYFVDRDSTPTDELGDADFESIDAIDLALLNDHITRLIQGEEVEIPVFDFIEGRRSPYGRPIKIERNQMLIIEGIHGLNDKLTQSIPMGRKFKIYASALTHLNIDDHNRIPTTDVRILRRIVRDNLFRGHSAQDTIGMWQKVRAGEERNIFPFQETADVMFNTALAYELAVLKPHAERLLNVIREDEPEYTEAKRLRRFLTYISPVEDADIPPNSIMREFIGGSCFYRRHP